A region of Dioscorea cayenensis subsp. rotundata cultivar TDr96_F1 chromosome 5, TDr96_F1_v2_PseudoChromosome.rev07_lg8_w22 25.fasta, whole genome shotgun sequence DNA encodes the following proteins:
- the LOC120260930 gene encoding probable 3-beta-hydroxysteroid-Delta(8),Delta(7)-isomerase: MASFEHPYVPKDLELHDYVPCFLSQSEIVAPYLVVSVVVVALVWILSGRASKILLIDRLLMCWWAFTGLTHIILEGYFAFSPDFYKEKTPFFLAEVWKEYSKGDSRYAGRDSAIVTVEAVTAVIEGPACLLAIYAIASKKAYSHTLQLAICLGQLYGCLIYFITAFLEGDNFSASPFYYWTYYIGANGWWVLIPSLIAIRSWKKINAAFQGRTKKTKAN, from the exons ATGGCGAGCTTCGAGCATCCCTATGTTCCCAAAGACTTAGAACTCCATGACTACGTGCCTTGCTTCCTCTCTCAGTCCGAGATCGTTGCCCCCTACCTCGTAGTCTCCGTCGTCGTCGTCGCCCTCGTTTGGATCCTCTCAG GGCGTGCCTCCAAGATTTTACTGATTGATCGGCTGCTTATGTGCTGGTGGGCGTTCACGGGCCTCACGCACATCATCCTTGAGGGTTATTTCGCTTTCTCCCCAGATTTCTACAAGGAAAAGACTCCATTTTTCTTGGCGGAAGTGT gGAAGGAGTATAGTAAAGGTGATTCCAGGTATGCTGGGAGGGACTCGGCGATTGTCACTGTGGAGGCAGTCACTGCTGTTATTGAAGGCCCTGCTTGCCTTCTTGCAAT ATATGCTATAGCATCAAAGAAAGCATACAGCCACACACTTCAGCTGGCAATTTGCCTCGGGCAGCTCTATGGGTGTTTGATATACTTCATAACCGCATTTTTGGAGGGAGACAATTTCTCAGCAAGCCCATTTTATTACTGGACTTACTACATTGGAGCAAATGGCTGGTGGGTTCTTATTCCATCACTCATTGCCATTAGGAGCTGGAAGAAGATAAACGCTGCATTTCAGGGGAGGACGAAGAAGACCAAGGCCAATTGA
- the LOC120260928 gene encoding probable magnesium transporter NIPA8, protein MGEWVIGAFINIVGSIAINFGTNLLKLGHDERERHLMLSSDGDNGKIIPKPIIYFHTWRVGIVFFSLGNCLNFVSFAYAAQSLLAALGSIQFVSNIAFAYFVLSKKVSIKVMVATAFIVSGNIFLVSFGNHQSPVFTPEQLKEKYINLVFLLYCLTLVLVVAVNQYIYRKGVAFLSLHGHDISPYWRMVLPFSYATVSGAVGSCSVLFAKSLSNMLRLTMNSSYQLHSWFTYSVLLLFFSTAGFWMARLNEGLSLFDAILIVPMFQIAWTFFSMCTGFVYFLEYQVFDTLRITMFLLGMTFVFIGISLLAPDDSKGGDSKDIPPLSSSTSQGLPTDINRLAKLQAEDTEVNDVGSFMNRLLQKSKFFVAKAKAACSVSLGLGEESINASSVLVMPMVSSKTTGFRGNIFERAKFIPLRTSGWNNYSIMDEDDDDESRDTRSLLS, encoded by the exons ATGGGCGAGTGGGTTATTGGAGCATTCATCAATATAGTCGGAAGTATTGCTATTAATTTTGGGACAAATCTTTTAAAATTGGGCCATGATGAG AGAGAGAGACATTTAATGCTAAGCAGTGATGGGGACAATGGAAAGATTATACCAAAACCAATCATATATTTCCATACATGGAGAGTTG GCATTGTCTTCTTCTCTCTGGGGAACTGTCTTAATTTCGTTTCCTTTGCATATGCTGCACAG TCACTTCTTGCAGCTTTGGGGTCTATTCAATTTGTATCCAACATTGCATTTGCGTACTTTGTCTTGAGCAAGAAAGTATCAATCAA GGTCATGGTAGCTACAGCTTTTATTGTTTCTGGCAATATCTTTCTTGTTTCATTTGGCAATCATCAATCACCTG TTTTTACTCCAGAGCAGTTGAAGGAGAAGTACATTAATTTGGTATTTCTTCTTTATTGCCTGACATTGGTTCTGGTTGTTGCTGTAAATCAATATATCTATAG GAAAGGAGTAGCTTTTCTCTCACTTCATGGGCACGATATCAGCCCCTATTGGCGCATGGTGCTCCCATTTTCCTATGCCACTGTTTCTGGAGCCGTGGGTTCCTGCtcagttttgtttgcaaaatcaTT GTCGAACATGCTAAGGCTCACCATGAACAGCAGTTATCAACTGCATAGCTGGTTTACCTACTCTGTGCTTCTATTATTCTTCAGCACAGCTGGATTTTGG ATGGCAAGATTGAATGAAGGATTGTCTCTATTTGATGCAATCCTCATTGTCCCTATGTTTCAGATTGCATGGACATTCTTCTCTATGTGTACAGGATTTGTATACTTTCTGGAATATCAA GTATTTGACACGCTAAGGATAACTATGTTCCTGTTGGGTATGACATTTGTGTTCATAGGCATTTCTTTGTTAGCTCCTGATGATTCTAAGG GTGGTGATTCGAAGGATATTCCTCCTTTGTCTAGTTCCACATCCCAAGGTCTTCCAACTGATATAAACAG GCTTGCCAAACTACAAGCGGAAGATACTGAAGTAAATGATGTTGGTTCATTCATGAACAGACTACTGCAAAAGAGCAAATTCTTTGTGGCCAAGGCAAAG GCCGCTTGCTCAGTCTCATTGGGATTAGGTGAGGAGTCGATCAATGCATCATCGGTGCTGGTTATGCCTATGGTGTCTTCAAAGACAACAGGTTTCCGAGGAAACATATTTGAAAGAGCAAAGTTCATACCCCTAAGAACATCTGGATGGAACAATTATTCAATAATGGATGAAGACGACGATGATGAATCAAGAGACACAAGATCTTTACTTTCTTAG